The Amycolatopsis endophytica genome includes the window AGCGTGTGCGCGGTGTGCACCAGCGGCACGCCCCAGCGGTCCCGCGCCAGCCACCCCACCTGGCCGGACAGCCAGTAGTGCGAGTGGATCACGTCGTAGTGGCCCGGCTCGTGGAACGCCTCGGCCCGCAGCACGCCCGAGGTGAACGAGCACAGCTGCGCGGGCAGCTCGTCCCGGCCCAGCGGCTCGAACGGACCAGCGGGGATGTGCCGCACCAGCACCCCGGGCGCCAGCTCGGCCACCGGCGGCTGCTCGGACGAGGTCGCGCGCGTGAACACCTCGACGGCGATCCCGCGCCGCGCCATCTCGACCGCGGTCTGGGTGATGTAGACGTTCATGCCACCGGCGTCACCGGTGCCGGGCTGTTCCAGGGGCGACGTGTGCACCGACAACACCGCGACCCTGCGCGGCCGGAATGTGGGCGTTCGTCGTGATCCGCGCAGCGAGATCGTCACCTGGTTCACTCCCGTGTCAGTCTCTGTCCGCTTCAGGGCGGAGCCCGTGAACGACAACGCTCACGGGCCCCCACCATCTTCCCAGCGGTACGAGACCGTCACAGTGCGGACTTGGCCTGCCAGGCGCTCCAGGAGACGAGCCAGTCGTTGACGTCGGAGTTGACGACCGGTCCGAGCTTCGACCCGGTGATCTCCACGGGGTCGCCGATCAGTGCCGAGTCGAAGTAGTTCTTCGCGTCGGATTCCAGCAGGTTGACGCAGCCGTGCGAGGTGTTGGCCTTGCCGATGTTGGCCGCGTTGTCCTGGTTCTCGTGGATGAACTCGCCGTGGTTGGAGAACCGGCAGGCCCACTTCTTGTTGACGTTGGTGTAGCCGTAGCGCGCGTTGTCGAAGATCGCGCTCGGCTCCTTCGTCATGATGATGTAGGTGCCGTTGGGCGTGTTCAGGTTCACGTCCGAGTCCTTGCCGTTGCTGCACGGGTAGCTCTTGGACAGGGACCCGCCCCGGTAGACGTTCATCTTGTGGTCCGGGGTGTTGATCTTCACAACCTGGTTGCGGCCGATCTTGAACTCGGTGGTGACGTCGGCCCGCGGGTAGGCGCCGCCGCCGAGGTCCGTGCCGTACAGCTTGGCCTCGACCTTGACCGTCGTGCCTGCCGGCCAGTACTCCTTCGGCCGCCAGTCGACCTGCTGGTCGGACAGCCAGCCCCAGGATCCCTCGACGTCGGTGGACGTCTCGATCTTGAGCGCCTGCTCCACCGCGGCCTTGTTCTTCACGGCGCTGGTGAACTTGACGCTGACCGGCATCGCGACGCCGACCGTGACGTCGTCGGCCGGGTTCAGGGTGACGCGGACCGTCGAGGCCGGTTTGAGCGTCGAGAAGCTGCCGGTCAGCGTCACCGGCTTGCCGTCGGTGCCGGTGGCCGTCGCGTCGTAGGTGTAGGTCTTGTCGTAGCCGAGCGCCTCGCTGCTGGTCCAGCTCGTCTTGTCGTCGCTGAGCGCGCCTTCGACGGCCTTGCCGTCCGGGTTGGTGAGCTTGACCTCGGTGAGCGTGCCCTGCGCGACCCGCACGGTGACCGGCTGCAGCACGGGCACGTCCGTGGCGTCCGCCGCGGGCTCGGCCGTGATGACCGCGGCGGGTGCGGCCGGTGCCTCCGGTGCCGCCGTGCCGCCGTCCTGCGTACCGTCGCCGCCGCTGGTGCACGCCGCGGCCACCGTCGCCGCGCTCGCGGCGAGCGCGGCCTTGAACACCGTGCGCCTCTCGATCACCCTGCTACCTCCGCACTCCGTACTTCTCCTCGGGCATCGACCGACGCCCGGCCCTGCCGCGTTACCGGCATGTCCCCCGCTGGGAGTATGTGCGGTATGACCAAGCGAACCGCAGTGATCACCGGCGCCAGCGCGGGCATCGGCGAGGCCACCGCCCGCGCCCTTGCCGATGCCGGATTCCACCTGGTGCTCGGGGCTCGCCGCCTCGACCGCCTGGAGAAGCTGGCCGCCGAGGTGTCCGGAACCGCACACGTACTGGACGTCACCGACCCCGCTTCGGTTGCCGCATTTGTCCAGCGGGTTCCAGACTGCCACGTTCTGGTGAACAACGCGGGCGGTGCCCGTGGTCTGGAGCGGGTCGTGGACGCCGACGAGGACCACTGGCGCTGGATGTGGGAGGTCAACGTCCTGGGCACGCTGCGCATGACGAAGGCGCTGCTGCCGAAGCTGATCGCCTCCGGTGACGGTCACGTGGTGAGTGTCACGTCGATCGCCGGGCACGAGGTGTACGACGGCGGCTCGGGCTACACCTCCGCCAAGCACGCGCAGTCGGCCCTGCACCGCACGTTGCGATCGGAGCACCTGGGCGATCCGGTGCGGATCACCGAGATCGTGCCGGGGATGGTCGAGACGGACTTCTCGGCCAACCGCTTCGACGGCGACACCGAGCGCGCCGCGAAGGTCTACCAGGGCATCACCGCGCTGACGGCCGAGGACGTGGCCGACGTCATCGCGTTCGCCGTCACCCGGCCCTCGCACGTGAACCTCGACACCATCGTGATGAAGCCGCGGGCACAGCTCAACGGCAGCCGCAGCCACCGCGAGTGATCACAGAGCGCAGTTGATGAGCAGAGGTTCGGGACGCAGCGTGACGCCGAAGCGGGCGTGCACGCCGTCCCGGACCTCGCGCGCCAGCGCCAGCAGGTCCGCGGTGCTGGCGCCGCCCCGGTTGGTCAGCGCGAGCGTGTGCTTCGTGGACAACGACACCCGCCCGCCCGGCCCCGCGTAGCCCTTGCCGAACCCGGTGTGGTCGATCAGCCAGGCCGCGGACAGCTTCACGCCGCCGTCCGCGGGGTAGCGCGGCATTTCCACGTCCGCCAGCGCCGCAGGCAGCTCGGCGACGATCGGGTTGGTGAAGAACGAGCCCGCGCTCCAGGTGTCGTGATCGGACGGATCGAGCACCATGCCCTTGCCCTGCCGCAGTTCCAGCACCGCTTCGCGCGCCTGCGCGGCCGGGACCCGCGCCCCCAGCTCGACGCCCAGGGTGCGGGCCAGTTCGGCGTAGCGGACCGGCGCCGACAGGCCGTCCCCGCGCAGCGCGAACCGGACACTGAGGACGATGCCCCAGTCCTCGCCTTTCAGGACGCTCGTGCGGTAGCCGAAGCCCAGGTCGTCCGCGGTCATCGTGCGCACCTCGCCGGTGCGGCGGTCGTAGCACTCGACGGAGGTGAGCAGGTCCGCGACCTCGCAGCCGTACGCCCCCACGTTCTGGATCGGCGTCGCGCCCACCGAGCCGGGGATGCCGGACAGGCATTCCAGCCCGCCGAACCCGGCCTCGACCGTCGCCGCGACGAAGCCGTCCCAGTTCTGCCCGGCCTCGACCACGACCTCGTCGCCGTCGATGCGCCAGCCGTGCGTCGCGATCTTCACCACCGTGCCGGGGAAGCCGTCGTCGCCGACGACGAGGTTCGACCCGCCGCCGAGCAGCAGCACCGGCCCGTCGACCGAACGCACCGCGGCCAGCAGATCGTCGGTGGTCCCGGCCACCACGAACGCGCGGGCTGGCCCGCCCAACCGCAGCGTGGTGTGGTCGGCCAGGGTCGTCTGGGTCGGTGTTTCGAGACGGCTCACGAGGACAAACGGTACTGTCTGGCCCCATGGCATCCCGTATCGAGCACCGTGCGGAGTACGCCCAGGGCGTCGCCGAGGTGTTCGCGGCCGAGACGAGCGAGGAGGCGCTGACCGCGCGCCTGGCCGAAATCGGCGGCAAGAACAGCGCCCTGCTCAGTCATTCCGCCGACGCGGACGGCGCGCGGTACACGCTGCGCCAGGGCATCGAGGCGGAGAAGCTGCCGCAGATCGTGCGCAAGCTGCAACCCGGCGACCTCTACGTCGACCGGGAACACACCTTCACGCGCGGCGGTGACGGCTACACGGGCACGGCGAAGGCCACGGTGAGCGGGATGCCCGGCGAGATCACCGCGCGCACCGAGATCCGCCCCGCGGGCGAGGGCACCGTGGTCGAGACGCGCGGCGAGGTCAAGGTCAAGATCCCACTGGTCGGCGGCAAGCTGGAGAGCTTCGTCGCCGGTGAACTGACGAAACTGCTGGCCCGCGAGGCACAGTTCAGCGCCGAATGGCTCGCGCGCACTTCGTAGGCGCGCCGACCCGAGGAACCACGAACCCCAACCGCCTGCGCCGCGTCGACCGCTGGCTGGCCGGCACCCCCGAGGTGTCGGCCGTGCTGCGCCGCGCGCCGGACCCGCTGGTCGTGGACCTCGGGTACGGCGCGTCCCCGGTCACCACGGTCGAGCTGGCCACCCGGCTGCGGCGGGCGCACCCGGCGGTCAGGGTGCTCGGGCTGGAGATCGACGCGGAGCGGGTCGCCGCGGCCCGGCCCGCCGCGAACCCGCCGTTGCTCGACTTCCGGCAGGGCGGTTTCGAGCTCGCGGGAACGCGGCCGAACCTGGTCCGCGCGTTCAACGTCCTCCGCCAGTACTCCGAGGACGAGGTCACCGGCGCGTGGAAACTTGTCCTCGACGGGCTCGCGCCCGGCGGTCTGCTCATCGAGGGCACGTGCGACGAGATCGGACGACTGTCCACCTGGGTCACCCTCGACGCGAACGGTCCGCGTACGCTCACCCTGTCCTGTCACGTCGGCTCGCTCGACCGTCCGTCCACATTGGCCGAACGGTTGCCGAAGGCGCTGATCCACCGCAACGTCCCCGGCGAGCGCGTCCACGACCTGATGTCCACGTTGGACAGTTGCTGGGCCGCCGCCACGCCGCACCGGACGTTCGGCGCCCGCTCCCGCTGGCTGGAAACCGTGCGCCTGCTCGCGGAGCGGGGTTGGCCGGTGCTGAGCAGGCCAGGGCGGATCCGCCTGGGCGAGCTGACCGTCCCGTGGCACGCGGTGGCACCCGAAAGCAGGTAGGGGCACCCCTACTTCCGTAGGAGGGACACCACGTACGGGCCTTCCCCTGGTTGTCCCTGATATTGGCGGAAGTCCCTGGCTCAGGAGCCGTCCGCGGCGACACGATTCACCGCATGACCACAACGCTGGGGAGCAGGCAGTACGACGCCGTCATCACGACGGACGCCGACATCGTCCGGGCGTGCCAGAAGCTGCGGCACAGTGTGTTCACCACGGAATTCGGCGCCGCCCCGCATCCCAGCGGGCTCGACGTCGACGAGTTCGACGGCGTCTGCGAGCACCTCGCCGTCCGCCACGAGGGCGCAGTGGTCGGCACCTACCGGCTGCTGCCGCCCGGCCGGTCGGAGCGCCTGTACTCGCAGTCGGAGTTCGACCTGGGCGGACTGGCCCCGCTGCGGCCGTCGCTGGTCGAGACCGGACGGTCCTGCGTCCACCCGGAACACCGCTCCGGCGGTGTGATCAACCTGATGTGGGCGGCGATGGCCCGCTACGTCGTCGACCACGGCTACCGCTACCTCGCCGGATGCGCGTCGGTGTCGCTCGACGACGGCGGCACCGCGGCGGCCGCGACGTGGGCGCTGGCCCAGGCCAACCACCGCCCGGCCGGGGAGTTGCGCGTCGCACCGCACCGGCCGTGGATCCCGTTGCCGCGTGGCGAACGGCCGCCCAGCTACGCGCAGGTGCCACCGCTGCTGCGCGGGTACCTGCGCCTGGGCGCGTGGGTGTGCGGGCCACCGGCGCACGACCCGGACTTCGCCGTGGCCGACTTCTTCACCGTTTTGGCGGTGGACCAGATCAACGAACGCTACCGCCGCTACTTCCTCGGGGACAATTCATGAGCCCGTGGGACGTTTCTTCACCTTGTACCCCTCGCTGCGTCACCCACCGGCTGCCTGAGATCACCACACTGCTGACCGTGCGACGGTGGCTGGCACTGAGCTCGGTCCTCGCCGGCGTGCGGCGGGGGAACCTGCGGCCACACGCCCGCGGGGTGCTCGACGCCCTCGGGATCGCCCTGGACGCGAACACCGACCTGCTCCGCGTACCCGGCGGCACCGGCACGCTGGTCGTGGCGAACCACGTG containing:
- a CDS encoding L,D-transpeptidase, whose translation is MIERRTVFKAALAASAATVAAACTSGGDGTQDGGTAAPEAPAAPAAVITAEPAADATDVPVLQPVTVRVAQGTLTEVKLTNPDGKAVEGALSDDKTSWTSSEALGYDKTYTYDATATGTDGKPVTLTGSFSTLKPASTVRVTLNPADDVTVGVAMPVSVKFTSAVKNKAAVEQALKIETSTDVEGSWGWLSDQQVDWRPKEYWPAGTTVKVEAKLYGTDLGGGAYPRADVTTEFKIGRNQVVKINTPDHKMNVYRGGSLSKSYPCSNGKDSDVNLNTPNGTYIIMTKEPSAIFDNARYGYTNVNKKWACRFSNHGEFIHENQDNAANIGKANTSHGCVNLLESDAKNYFDSALIGDPVEITGSKLGPVVNSDVNDWLVSWSAWQAKSAL
- a CDS encoding UDP-N-acetylmuramate dehydrogenase — encoded protein: MSRLETPTQTTLADHTTLRLGGPARAFVVAGTTDDLLAAVRSVDGPVLLLGGGSNLVVGDDGFPGTVVKIATHGWRIDGDEVVVEAGQNWDGFVAATVEAGFGGLECLSGIPGSVGATPIQNVGAYGCEVADLLTSVECYDRRTGEVRTMTADDLGFGYRTSVLKGEDWGIVLSVRFALRGDGLSAPVRYAELARTLGVELGARVPAAQAREAVLELRQGKGMVLDPSDHDTWSAGSFFTNPIVAELPAALADVEMPRYPADGGVKLSAAWLIDHTGFGKGYAGPGGRVSLSTKHTLALTNRGGASTADLLALAREVRDGVHARFGVTLRPEPLLINCAL
- a CDS encoding DUF2505 domain-containing protein, with the translated sequence MASRIEHRAEYAQGVAEVFAAETSEEALTARLAEIGGKNSALLSHSADADGARYTLRQGIEAEKLPQIVRKLQPGDLYVDREHTFTRGGDGYTGTAKATVSGMPGEITARTEIRPAGEGTVVETRGEVKVKIPLVGGKLESFVAGELTKLLAREAQFSAEWLARTS
- a CDS encoding SDR family oxidoreductase, producing the protein MTKRTAVITGASAGIGEATARALADAGFHLVLGARRLDRLEKLAAEVSGTAHVLDVTDPASVAAFVQRVPDCHVLVNNAGGARGLERVVDADEDHWRWMWEVNVLGTLRMTKALLPKLIASGDGHVVSVTSIAGHEVYDGGSGYTSAKHAQSALHRTLRSEHLGDPVRITEIVPGMVETDFSANRFDGDTERAAKVYQGITALTAEDVADVIAFAVTRPSHVNLDTIVMKPRAQLNGSRSHRE
- a CDS encoding class I SAM-dependent methyltransferase, which gives rise to MARAHFVGAPTRGTTNPNRLRRVDRWLAGTPEVSAVLRRAPDPLVVDLGYGASPVTTVELATRLRRAHPAVRVLGLEIDAERVAAARPAANPPLLDFRQGGFELAGTRPNLVRAFNVLRQYSEDEVTGAWKLVLDGLAPGGLLIEGTCDEIGRLSTWVTLDANGPRTLTLSCHVGSLDRPSTLAERLPKALIHRNVPGERVHDLMSTLDSCWAAATPHRTFGARSRWLETVRLLAERGWPVLSRPGRIRLGELTVPWHAVAPESR
- a CDS encoding GNAT family N-acetyltransferase, with translation MTTTLGSRQYDAVITTDADIVRACQKLRHSVFTTEFGAAPHPSGLDVDEFDGVCEHLAVRHEGAVVGTYRLLPPGRSERLYSQSEFDLGGLAPLRPSLVETGRSCVHPEHRSGGVINLMWAAMARYVVDHGYRYLAGCASVSLDDGGTAAAATWALAQANHRPAGELRVAPHRPWIPLPRGERPPSYAQVPPLLRGYLRLGAWVCGPPAHDPDFAVADFFTVLAVDQINERYRRYFLGDNS